From one Magnolia sinica isolate HGM2019 chromosome 18, MsV1, whole genome shotgun sequence genomic stretch:
- the LOC131233104 gene encoding uncharacterized protein LOC131233104, with the protein MARGLIWATAEDMARNRGRVLSLYRQLLRSLNSPELPLNLAARLAKKAEVRTIFMLGSDERSLHNIADLIDAAEYSLSLLRKGEIPKYIQ; encoded by the coding sequence ATGGCGCGAGGCCTGATATGGGCAACGGCCGAGGATATGGCGAGGAACCGAGGACGGGTTCTGTCACTCTACAGGCAGCTCTTGCGGAGCCTCAACTCCCCCGAACTCCCTCTAAACCTAGCCGCACGTTTGGCGAAGAAAGCGGAGGTCCGTACCATCTTCATGCTCGGGTCCGATGAACGATCTCTCCACAACATCGCCGATCTAATCGACGCCGCGGAGTACTCTCTCTCCCTTCTAAGGAAAGGCGAAATTCCCAAATACATACAGTGA